From Chthonomonas sp., the proteins below share one genomic window:
- a CDS encoding ubiquitin-like protein UBact, whose protein sequence is MGIQADRRTMPGMPEPERKLGDESGPSKPDLKKPALPNELLRRMKNVDPDQAKKYRQRSGE, encoded by the coding sequence ATGGGAATTCAAGCTGATCGACGAACAATGCCGGGAATGCCGGAGCCCGAGCGCAAGCTGGGCGACGAGAGTGGCCCGAGCAAACCCGACCTGAAAAAGCCGGCGCTGCCCAACGAACTGCTGCGCCGCATGAAGAATGTTGACCCCGACCAGGCGAAGAAGTACCGCCAGCGATCGGGCGAATGA
- a CDS encoding alpha/beta hydrolase family protein, translating to MAGTTSQVKLAARRLLRIIALPIILAQMAHAQLPPITEAPPKIQFEPWIAGRANDISRSFSASFPSAVVTATPENNTVYVEASLPADQLNPVPTVIILHYWGATDYLVERRMVAQLNRRGIGCVLMTLPFHMRRSPRGVSSGQLAVRPDPAALRETMVQATQDVRRTIDWMETHPEFRRGAIGISGTSLGAIVAASASAVEPRIGPQCYLIGGVDLAHIVWRSSRVVAVRDELRRQGYTEDGLRRELASVEPEPLLKASAPRPALVVRAQFDTIIPGQSADRLIAALSNPAVERMDTGHFGGVLIARPILRSQTEFFASAFAGVGYRPRNLRAPTLRFGASLTPNQGLEVFGGVNLLGDPAGANLSLQLSPRNISLYPNFQLSKSVSIGVAVGPKQPVRPRLSWSFVL from the coding sequence ATGGCGGGCACTACGAGCCAGGTCAAACTTGCGGCAAGGAGGCTGTTGCGGATCATCGCTCTGCCTATCATCTTGGCGCAAATGGCCCACGCTCAGTTGCCGCCGATTACCGAAGCGCCCCCAAAAATTCAGTTCGAACCCTGGATCGCGGGCCGCGCCAACGACATTTCGCGAAGTTTCTCGGCGAGTTTCCCCAGCGCCGTGGTGACCGCCACGCCGGAGAACAACACCGTGTACGTGGAGGCCAGTTTGCCCGCCGACCAGCTGAACCCGGTGCCGACGGTGATTATTCTTCACTATTGGGGTGCGACCGACTACTTGGTGGAGCGGCGCATGGTGGCCCAACTCAACCGGCGCGGCATTGGCTGCGTGCTGATGACCCTACCGTTCCACATGCGGCGGTCACCGCGCGGAGTTTCCAGCGGTCAACTCGCCGTGCGTCCCGACCCCGCCGCCTTGCGCGAGACGATGGTGCAGGCCACGCAAGACGTACGCCGCACGATTGATTGGATGGAAACGCATCCCGAATTCCGGCGCGGCGCGATCGGCATCTCGGGCACAAGTCTCGGCGCGATTGTGGCGGCCTCGGCAAGCGCCGTGGAACCGCGCATTGGCCCGCAGTGCTACCTTATTGGCGGCGTGGACCTCGCCCACATCGTATGGCGATCCAGCCGCGTGGTCGCGGTGCGCGACGAACTCCGGCGACAAGGCTACACCGAGGATGGGCTGCGCCGCGAACTCGCGAGCGTGGAGCCCGAGCCGCTGCTGAAAGCAAGCGCGCCGCGTCCGGCGCTGGTGGTCAGAGCCCAGTTCGACACGATTATCCCGGGCCAGTCGGCGGATCGCCTGATTGCCGCGCTGAGCAACCCCGCCGTCGAGCGCATGGATACGGGCCACTTCGGTGGCGTTCTCATCGCACGGCCCATCCTGCGGTCGCAAACCGAGTTTTTCGCGAGCGCGTTCGCCGGAGTCGGATATCGCCCGCGGAACCTGCGCGCGCCCACGCTGCGCTTTGGCGCGAGCCTCACTCCGAACCAAGGGCTCGAAGTGTTTGGCGGTGTGAACCTGCTCGGTGACCCCGCCGGAGCCAACCTGAGCCTCCAGCTGTCGCCGCGCAACATCTCGCTGTACCCCAACTTCCAGCTGAGTAAGAGCGTGAGCATCGGCGTGGCGGTGGGGCCGAAGCAACCCGTGCGCCCCCGCCTCAGCTGGAGCTTCGTGCTTTGA
- a CDS encoding DinB family protein translates to MHFDLVPIGDVDVQLAAKIATLQDGTREWRGEFESMSPEELTWQPYPDGPSIGGCILHMAGCEAWWLQAVVRGEELDASNPAIAYDAALDQDNHVWPTPPAESPEWYFDILSAQREKTIALITEHNDPDSVHVRPSGNSFTFRWIVARLVQHDSYHGGQCVMLHEMWKKRG, encoded by the coding sequence ATGCACTTTGACCTCGTGCCGATTGGGGACGTAGATGTTCAGCTCGCGGCCAAGATCGCGACCCTGCAAGACGGAACGCGCGAATGGCGCGGCGAATTCGAGTCCATGTCGCCCGAAGAACTGACCTGGCAGCCCTATCCGGACGGGCCGAGCATCGGCGGCTGCATCTTGCACATGGCGGGTTGCGAGGCCTGGTGGCTTCAGGCGGTGGTGCGCGGCGAGGAACTCGACGCGTCGAATCCGGCGATCGCTTATGATGCAGCGCTGGACCAAGATAACCACGTGTGGCCGACTCCGCCCGCCGAAAGTCCGGAGTGGTACTTTGACATTCTTTCCGCGCAACGCGAGAAGACGATTGCTCTCATCACGGAGCACAACGATCCGGACTCGGTGCATGTCCGCCCAAGCGGAAACTCGTTTACGTTTCGCTGGATTGTGGCACGCCTTGTGCAACACGATTCGTATCACGGTGGGCAGTGCGTGATGCTCCACGAAATGTGGAAAAAGCGCGGTTAG
- a CDS encoding proteasome accessory factor PafA2 family protein, with product MRRYGIETEYGFLVEGHGAADQVELARDAVRLAPGFADRWDYSREHPRRDLRGFSVEALQVDPTDWKFEEGSRARQSSADTRADRVLSSGARFYNDHGHPEFATRECATLAELVAQDRAGEEFVRQVCALYAQQSGRRVEVYKNNTDFHGASYGTHENYLAPRHLGFDGLAPVLIPMLIARTVLCGAGKVGREAGPECDFQLSARADFFSETASVDTLFKRPLMNTRDEPHAPENDWIRVHVITGDANMMPGCTARKVALAQLALDLAAQGWKPPRLENPVAAFQQVSREECFRLADGSFETADGLLWRYLDAAGEAPIAHHCRRLLDLLAEDWRLAAPEIDWAAKRFLIEHAGTDSLAEQRSLDLAYHSLDPETSLYAGLEGSGWVANPALPNEPKVITRGQVRGHFVSQFAEAVEAVTWSAIRLRGGRTIELRIETDYPASILATSDVESCISLTEQAHGNSS from the coding sequence CAAGTGGAGCTGGCGCGCGACGCCGTGCGCCTCGCCCCCGGCTTTGCCGACCGCTGGGATTACTCGCGCGAGCATCCGCGCCGCGATCTGCGCGGGTTCTCGGTCGAGGCGCTGCAGGTGGATCCCACCGACTGGAAGTTTGAGGAAGGCTCCCGCGCCCGCCAAAGCAGCGCCGATACTCGCGCCGACCGCGTGCTGTCGAGCGGGGCCCGGTTCTACAACGATCACGGCCACCCGGAGTTCGCCACGCGCGAATGCGCGACCCTCGCCGAACTCGTGGCCCAAGACCGCGCCGGAGAGGAATTCGTGCGGCAGGTGTGCGCGCTCTACGCGCAACAGAGCGGGCGACGAGTTGAGGTCTACAAGAACAACACCGACTTTCACGGCGCAAGCTACGGCACCCACGAGAACTACTTGGCGCCGCGCCACCTCGGATTCGATGGCCTCGCGCCGGTGCTCATCCCCATGCTCATCGCGCGCACTGTGCTCTGCGGCGCGGGAAAGGTTGGGCGCGAGGCGGGCCCGGAATGCGACTTCCAGCTCAGTGCGCGGGCCGACTTTTTCTCCGAGACCGCGAGCGTGGACACGCTCTTCAAGCGACCCTTGATGAACACGCGCGACGAGCCGCACGCGCCGGAGAACGACTGGATTCGGGTGCACGTGATTACCGGCGACGCCAACATGATGCCCGGTTGCACCGCCCGCAAGGTCGCGTTGGCGCAGCTCGCGCTGGATCTGGCCGCGCAAGGGTGGAAGCCGCCACGCCTGGAGAATCCGGTGGCCGCGTTTCAGCAGGTCAGCCGCGAGGAATGTTTCCGGCTCGCGGATGGAAGCTTCGAAACCGCCGATGGGCTGCTGTGGCGATACTTGGACGCCGCGGGCGAGGCCCCGATCGCGCACCATTGTCGCCGACTGCTGGACTTGCTCGCCGAAGATTGGCGTCTGGCCGCGCCCGAGATTGATTGGGCGGCGAAGCGCTTCCTTATTGAGCACGCAGGCACGGATTCGTTGGCCGAGCAGCGCTCGCTCGACCTGGCGTATCACTCGCTGGACCCGGAAACCAGCCTGTACGCGGGTCTGGAGGGGAGCGGCTGGGTTGCCAACCCCGCCTTGCCCAATGAGCCAAAGGTCATCACCCGCGGCCAGGTTCGCGGACACTTCGTCAGCCAGTTTGCGGAGGCCGTGGAGGCGGTCACGTGGTCGGCGATACGGTTGCGCGGCGGCCGCACGATTGAATTGCGGATCGAAACCGATTACCCCGCGTCCATCTTGGCGACATCTGACGTAGAATCGTGTATATCCTTAACGGAACAAGCCCATGGGAATTCAAGCTGA
- a CDS encoding GNAT family N-acetyltransferase, producing the protein MNDDLRAARDNLRHTYVELARNVPGTSVHQRGQFTQTVSTAPLTICNMVIDCQIPEADVAQVVADFRLASGRSKAFRVFQASGDQPEDLGLWLMAEGFTLEYSLALMTRPADPDDVPAAMRLVETDAERRTVIDFMVGTFFSRRDPALRRFVMEANLRSPFELWVCGSPGSPPEGAVMLVDRPESLGMYNLCVAPRRRREGVGSGILHFCQAQASARGKIFTFQADSRMVVWYRERGGIEIGSVKIYTNPHKMR; encoded by the coding sequence TTGAACGACGATCTGCGCGCGGCCCGCGACAATCTGCGACACACCTATGTCGAACTCGCGCGAAACGTGCCCGGCACAAGCGTGCATCAGCGCGGCCAGTTCACGCAAACCGTCTCCACCGCGCCGCTCACGATTTGCAATATGGTGATTGACTGCCAGATTCCGGAGGCCGACGTCGCGCAGGTCGTCGCGGATTTCCGGTTGGCATCGGGGCGAAGCAAGGCGTTTCGCGTGTTTCAGGCTTCGGGCGACCAGCCCGAAGACTTGGGGCTGTGGCTCATGGCTGAGGGCTTCACGCTGGAATACTCGCTCGCCCTGATGACCCGCCCCGCCGACCCCGACGATGTGCCCGCCGCGATGCGGCTGGTGGAGACCGACGCCGAGCGTCGCACCGTGATTGACTTTATGGTCGGCACGTTCTTCAGTCGCCGCGACCCGGCTCTAAGGCGGTTTGTCATGGAAGCCAACTTGCGCTCGCCGTTTGAGCTATGGGTGTGTGGCTCGCCGGGCAGCCCGCCGGAAGGCGCGGTGATGCTCGTAGATCGCCCCGAATCGCTCGGCATGTATAACCTCTGCGTCGCGCCGCGACGTCGCCGCGAGGGTGTGGGTTCGGGAATCCTGCACTTTTGCCAGGCTCAGGCCTCCGCCCGAGGCAAGATTTTCACCTTCCAAGCCGACAGCCGCATGGTGGTTTGGTATCGCGAACGAGGAGGAATTGAAATAGGTTCGGTAAAAATCTATACAAATCCCCACAAAATGCGTTAA
- a CDS encoding prepilin-type N-terminal cleavage/methylation domain-containing protein has product MRERAFTLIELIVVIMVIAILSALLFPVFQRARAQGTHAVCATQLKQLGLATGLYASEYDDGLMPAQYRSDTDQTPVYDRRWPQLLLPYTRNFKMFRCPSDTFKHPDTSLNDPSSLMRDADALAYRWAERTNYGYNALNLSPAYYSGSEWYVAPVQQSQVTNPSGTILFAETAWEISGGRTTGGGNYIVLPPCRFSFEGGASLDTLGSVSPVYNQASLSPGWSLDFHDKKLVYGGAWAFHGGTMNQAMLDGAVVRRSLPASTVGCDMKPRWQGRIIDRGAYLWDAN; this is encoded by the coding sequence ATGAGGGAGCGAGCATTTACCTTAATTGAGCTCATTGTGGTGATCATGGTCATCGCGATTTTGAGCGCTCTATTGTTCCCCGTGTTCCAGCGCGCCCGTGCTCAGGGTACGCACGCCGTTTGCGCCACCCAATTGAAGCAACTTGGCTTGGCAACGGGCCTCTACGCCAGTGAGTACGACGATGGCCTAATGCCAGCGCAGTACCGCTCCGACACCGACCAAACCCCGGTTTACGACCGCCGCTGGCCGCAGCTTTTGCTTCCCTACACGCGCAATTTCAAGATGTTCCGCTGTCCGAGCGACACCTTTAAGCATCCGGACACCAGCCTGAACGACCCCTCCTCGCTGATGCGAGATGCCGACGCTTTGGCATATCGCTGGGCGGAGCGCACTAACTACGGCTACAACGCCTTGAATCTTTCGCCCGCCTACTACAGCGGTTCCGAGTGGTACGTCGCGCCGGTGCAACAATCGCAGGTGACCAACCCCAGCGGCACGATTTTGTTCGCTGAGACGGCGTGGGAAATTTCTGGTGGTCGCACGACTGGCGGAGGCAACTACATTGTGTTGCCGCCCTGCCGATTCTCTTTTGAAGGAGGCGCGAGCCTTGATACCCTTGGTTCGGTCTCGCCGGTTTACAACCAAGCGAGCCTTTCACCGGGCTGGAGCCTCGATTTTCACGATAAGAAGCTTGTTTATGGCGGCGCTTGGGCATTCCACGGCGGCACCATGAACCAGGCGATGCTCGATGGCGCGGTGGTTCGCCGCTCGCTCCCGGCGAGCACAGTGGGTTGCGACATGAAGCCCCGCTGGCAAGGCAGAATTATTGATCGCGGCGCCTACCTCTGGGACGCAAACTAA
- the typA gene encoding translational GTPase TypA, with product MPPAIRNIGIIAHVDHGKTTLVDAIFRQAGLFRENQHVAERVMDSNDLEREKGITILSKVASVRYKGVKINIVDTPGHADFGGEVERVLSMVDGVLLIVDANEGPKPQTRFVLRKAFDNKLKPVVCVNKVDREGARPLEAYDKTLDLFIDLGANEDDLFFPHLYTSGASGFARSEPNGKETDMRELFEMIVNAIAPPEADLDAPFLLQVNNLDYSEYLGRMFGGKVIRGKIKVGDRMEHQREGSDKRIGFNVTKLWIYEGIQLKEVEQVEAGEIVMLSGLSDVLISDTISVPDTTPPLPSIKVEPSTLTMNFYANNSPLAGKDGGKFLTIHKIKERIEKEEAVSVSIKLDKGSAADTVKVSARGELQLAILIETMRREGYEMQISRPQVIFKRDEQGDLTEPYEVVALEMPDDSLGTVMEDLARRRGELRDMASQENGTTRVEYHIPTRGLIGFRSNYLTMTRGLGIANSIFDGYHPYKGEVESRSQGALIAKDPGKITRYAYEDVQERGTMFYEVSTEVYGGMIIGACSRDEDMVVNITKQKAATNMRSANADSTTVLDQHRDFSLEQALGWLRDDELLEVTPKMLRFRKKVLDHSERRVIERRAELPV from the coding sequence ATGCCCCCCGCCATTCGCAACATCGGCATTATCGCGCACGTCGACCACGGAAAAACGACCCTGGTAGACGCCATTTTCCGTCAAGCCGGTCTGTTCCGCGAAAACCAACACGTCGCCGAACGCGTGATGGACTCCAACGATTTGGAGCGCGAAAAGGGCATCACCATTCTTTCCAAGGTCGCCAGCGTGCGCTACAAGGGCGTGAAAATCAACATCGTTGACACCCCCGGCCACGCCGATTTCGGCGGCGAAGTCGAGCGTGTGCTCAGCATGGTGGATGGCGTGCTGCTCATCGTCGACGCCAACGAGGGCCCCAAACCGCAAACCCGATTTGTCCTGCGCAAGGCGTTCGATAACAAGCTCAAGCCGGTGGTCTGCGTCAACAAGGTGGACCGCGAAGGCGCCCGCCCGCTGGAGGCCTACGACAAAACTCTCGACCTGTTTATCGATCTCGGCGCCAACGAAGACGACCTGTTTTTCCCGCACCTCTACACCAGCGGCGCGTCCGGCTTTGCCCGTTCGGAACCGAACGGGAAAGAAACCGATATGCGCGAGCTGTTCGAGATGATCGTCAACGCGATCGCCCCGCCCGAAGCTGACCTCGACGCCCCATTTTTGCTGCAAGTCAACAACCTCGATTACAGCGAGTACCTCGGTCGCATGTTCGGTGGCAAGGTCATCCGCGGCAAGATCAAGGTAGGGGATCGCATGGAGCACCAACGCGAGGGCTCCGATAAGCGAATCGGCTTCAACGTCACCAAGCTTTGGATCTACGAAGGCATCCAACTGAAGGAAGTGGAGCAGGTGGAAGCCGGCGAAATCGTCATGCTTAGTGGCCTCAGCGACGTGCTCATCAGCGACACCATCAGCGTGCCGGATACCACGCCGCCGCTGCCGAGCATCAAGGTCGAGCCGAGCACCCTGACCATGAACTTTTACGCCAACAACTCGCCGCTGGCCGGCAAAGATGGCGGCAAGTTCCTGACCATCCACAAGATCAAGGAGCGCATCGAAAAGGAAGAGGCGGTCAGCGTGAGCATTAAGCTGGACAAGGGTTCCGCGGCCGATACGGTGAAGGTTTCCGCGCGCGGCGAACTGCAGCTGGCGATCCTGATTGAAACCATGCGCCGCGAGGGTTACGAAATGCAGATTAGCCGCCCGCAGGTTATCTTTAAGCGCGACGAGCAAGGCGACCTTACCGAGCCCTACGAAGTGGTGGCGTTGGAAATGCCGGACGATTCGCTCGGTACCGTCATGGAAGACCTGGCCCGCCGACGCGGCGAACTGCGCGACATGGCCAGCCAAGAAAACGGCACCACCCGTGTGGAATATCACATTCCCACGCGCGGCCTCATCGGGTTCCGCTCGAACTACCTCACCATGACCCGCGGTCTGGGCATTGCCAACTCGATTTTCGATGGCTATCACCCGTACAAGGGCGAAGTCGAAAGCCGCTCGCAAGGCGCGCTCATCGCCAAGGATCCGGGCAAAATCACCCGCTACGCCTACGAAGATGTGCAGGAGCGCGGGACGATGTTCTACGAAGTCAGCACCGAGGTGTACGGCGGCATGATCATCGGCGCGTGCTCGCGCGATGAGGATATGGTGGTGAACATCACCAAGCAAAAGGCGGCCACCAACATGCGCTCGGCCAACGCCGATTCGACCACGGTTTTGGATCAGCACCGCGACTTTTCGCTGGAGCAAGCTCTCGGCTGGCTTCGCGATGACGAGCTGCTCGAGGTGACGCCGAAGATGCTGCGCTTCCGCAAGAAGGTTCTGGATCATAGCGAGCGCCGTGTGATCGAGCGTCGAGCCGAACTCCCGGTGTAG
- a CDS encoding rhomboid family intramembrane serine protease → MIAERANEPSRVIPYVTYTLLGLNVFIYLWDRGGGLFGPSVSFADLAMRPSEVVRAVKGNGYPPALGTLFTSLFLHGNFLHLLSNMIFLGTFGGEVEEAFGSFKFMLLYLFWGVFACLAHVLVMPHSSTPLLGASGAIGGILGCYFLLYPANVITVAILVVTFDVAAWILLGLWFLYQILVPQDGVANWAHVGGFLAGMLSVLILGGKQRILANLNAGEQRVA, encoded by the coding sequence ATGATTGCTGAGCGCGCGAACGAGCCGAGCCGCGTGATCCCGTATGTCACGTACACCCTGCTGGGGCTCAACGTGTTCATCTATCTTTGGGATCGCGGAGGCGGGCTATTTGGGCCGAGCGTTTCGTTTGCCGACCTCGCCATGCGACCATCCGAGGTCGTGCGCGCCGTCAAAGGCAACGGCTATCCGCCCGCGTTAGGCACCCTGTTCACGAGCCTGTTTCTGCACGGCAACTTCCTGCACTTGCTCAGCAACATGATCTTTCTGGGCACGTTTGGCGGTGAGGTCGAAGAGGCGTTTGGCAGCTTCAAATTCATGTTGCTCTACCTGTTTTGGGGTGTGTTTGCGTGCCTCGCGCACGTGCTGGTGATGCCTCACTCCTCGACTCCGCTGCTGGGCGCGTCGGGCGCAATCGGCGGCATTCTCGGTTGCTATTTCTTGCTGTATCCCGCGAACGTCATCACGGTCGCGATTCTCGTGGTGACCTTTGATGTCGCCGCGTGGATTCTGCTTGGCCTCTGGTTTCTCTACCAAATTTTGGTGCCCCAGGACGGCGTGGCCAACTGGGCCCACGTTGGTGGATTTCTTGCGGGCATGCTGTCCGTCCTGATTCTCGGTGGAAAGCAACGAATCTTGGCCAACCTCAACGCGGGAGAGCAGCGAGTTGCGTAA
- the csaB gene encoding polysaccharide pyruvyl transferase CsaB, translating into MAKRILATGYFGEGNHGDDAILLGLLQGLSGSGVDVRVMSGRPEETHRLYGVPSFSRRDLKIFDREIQAVDALVFAGGSIFQDVTSVRSAAYYGMLIKKARAAGKKVIMLGQGVGPLKTMCGKSIATKAFSACTAIAVRDPQSAATLKGLGVRGTVKLTGDLAWLLPSPEAGEVVDFQLGDLKTVGLAPRPHGKGDHVVKLFGELARLLFQAKFLPVLVELDQKEDGPLIVEIDKAMGGKVPSVRRMPTPMTVQQRIMRMDSLIAMRLHAGILASTVGVPSFMVSYDPKVNAFAQLVDLPAANVKDLTPQRLFENFLQFQKNKEIVMKSFAARCVQQREAAQQNISLLLENL; encoded by the coding sequence ATGGCGAAACGAATCTTAGCGACGGGCTATTTTGGCGAAGGCAACCACGGCGACGACGCCATTCTTTTGGGGTTGTTGCAGGGGCTTTCGGGCAGCGGCGTGGATGTGCGCGTCATGTCGGGTCGCCCCGAGGAAACGCACCGTCTGTACGGCGTGCCCTCGTTTAGCCGTCGCGATCTCAAGATTTTTGATCGAGAGATTCAGGCGGTGGACGCCCTCGTTTTTGCCGGCGGAAGCATCTTCCAGGATGTCACCAGCGTGCGCAGCGCGGCCTACTACGGCATGCTTATCAAGAAGGCTCGCGCGGCGGGCAAAAAGGTCATCATGCTGGGGCAAGGCGTGGGTCCGCTCAAAACCATGTGCGGCAAGTCCATCGCCACCAAGGCGTTCAGCGCCTGCACCGCCATCGCCGTGCGCGATCCGCAGTCGGCGGCGACGCTCAAGGGTCTGGGCGTGCGCGGCACGGTCAAACTCACCGGCGATCTGGCCTGGCTATTGCCGAGCCCCGAAGCGGGCGAGGTGGTGGACTTCCAACTCGGTGATCTGAAAACGGTCGGTCTAGCCCCGCGTCCGCATGGCAAGGGCGACCACGTGGTGAAGCTGTTCGGCGAACTTGCTCGGCTCCTTTTCCAAGCCAAGTTCCTGCCCGTGCTGGTCGAGCTCGACCAAAAGGAAGATGGGCCGCTCATCGTTGAGATTGATAAGGCAATGGGCGGCAAGGTGCCCAGCGTGCGCCGCATGCCGACGCCGATGACCGTGCAGCAGCGCATCATGCGCATGGACTCGCTCATCGCGATGCGCCTGCATGCCGGGATTCTCGCCTCCACCGTGGGCGTGCCGTCGTTCATGGTGAGCTACGACCCGAAGGTCAACGCGTTTGCGCAGTTGGTTGACCTCCCGGCCGCTAACGTGAAAGACCTCACGCCGCAGCGACTCTTCGAAAACTTCCTGCAGTTCCAAAAGAACAAGGAGATTGTGATGAAGTCGTTCGCCGCGAGATGCGTCCAACAAAGGGAAGCGGCGCAGCAAAACATCAGCCTGCTCCTCGAAAATCTTTGA
- a CDS encoding DUF1287 domain-containing protein, whose amino-acid sequence MKLGTLCLGAAALVLVACQQTKTTTTRQTPMTERESAVMISAKEQARLTKFYDPAYVQLKYPGGDVPMERGVCADVIVRALRAANIDLQKELHEDMAKHFNKYPQNWGLRKPDRNIDHRRVLNLEVWFSRKGYSLPLSNKPSDFRAGDIVTWRLKDGRAHTGMVTNQFANDGVTPLMVHNIGRGTQFEDVLFAWRMIGHYRVVKA is encoded by the coding sequence ATGAAACTCGGAACCCTTTGCCTCGGAGCGGCGGCACTCGTCCTCGTTGCCTGCCAGCAAACGAAGACGACGACGACGCGCCAAACCCCGATGACCGAGCGCGAGTCGGCGGTGATGATCAGTGCGAAGGAGCAGGCGCGGCTGACCAAGTTCTACGACCCGGCTTACGTGCAGCTCAAGTACCCCGGCGGCGATGTGCCGATGGAGCGCGGGGTGTGCGCGGATGTGATTGTGCGCGCGCTGCGCGCGGCCAATATCGATCTGCAAAAGGAACTCCATGAGGACATGGCGAAACACTTTAACAAGTATCCGCAAAACTGGGGTTTGCGCAAGCCCGATCGCAACATCGATCATCGCCGCGTGCTTAACCTCGAAGTGTGGTTTTCGCGCAAAGGCTATAGCCTTCCACTATCCAACAAGCCGAGCGATTTTCGCGCGGGAGATATCGTGACTTGGCGGCTGAAGGATGGCCGCGCTCACACCGGAATGGTCACCAACCAGTTTGCGAACGATGGCGTGACGCCGCTGATGGTACACAACATCGGGCGTGGCACGCAGTTTGAGGACGTGCTATTCGCTTGGCGCATGATCGGCCATTATCGCGTTGTTAAAGCCTAA